A segment of the Echinicola strongylocentroti genome:
CGTTCTTGAATTCCCCAATGGGGTAAACAGATCAAACAGTCCCATTGTAGCCCATCCAATACTCTCATTTCCCGTTTCAAGTGCATCATATATGGCCGTTAACCCTGCTTTTGCATCGGATTCGTTAGACCAAAATGATGATGCAGAAAGCGCATTGTTTGGGGATTTTTCCAAAAAATCCTCATCACAAGAGAATTGTGTCAATAGTAGCACTAGAATAGTGATATATTTAATTACTTTCATGGTTTCTATTATTTAGATTTCAGTTTCGTTACAATCGTATGTTTAATCCGATAGTAGTCGTCCGCACGTTAGGTACCTGATCTGCGGAAACGGTCTCTGGATCGAATCCCCATTCCTCATTGGTAAAAGTCATGAGGTTTTCGATACTGAAATAAACTCTTAGTTTTTGTATTTTCAGGGAGTTGATAACTGCTTGGGGCAGGCTATAACCAAGCTGAAGGTTCTTCACTCTAAAGAAAGAAACATCCTTTACCCAAAAAGAAGAGGTATTGCCGTTCAGTCCCTGCATGGCATCTTGGTTTAACCTCGGAAGTTCTCCATCAGGATTTTCCTGTGACCACGCATCATCAATCCATCGTTGGTGAAGGACGCCTCTATCACTCCATTCAATAGGTCTTACTCCAATCCCAAAGGTATTGATATCTCGGTCGGCAACTCCCTGAACTACCAGTCCAAAATCAAATCCCTTATACCCCAATCCTATTTTTCCCCCGTAGGTAAATCCCGGGATCCTGTTTCCAATAATTGTCCTATCGTTACTATCGATCACCCCGTTTCCTGCATCTGGAATCCCATCGTTATTGGTATCTTCGGTCAATTGGTCCTTAAACCTTATGTCACCAGGAGAGGTGTTGTTTTGATGCCGCGGAGCATTTTCCACTTCATCCTCTGACTGAAATATACCAATAGCTTCAAGCCCATAATATGACTGGTAAGGGTATCCGATTTGCGTTCCTCCTGTTTGGATGTCAGCAAAATAATCGGTCACTTCATTTTGTAAACGGGTAACATTTCCCGAAACATCAAAGTCCACTTCGCCAATCCTGGTTCTGTAACCCAGACTTAGCTCTACCCCCTTATTTACCATAGACGCCAAATTGACTGTTGGATTGGACTTATTACCCAAAAACTGGGGTACTGGCAACCCGGTAAGAATACCATCGGTTTCCCTTTTGAAATAATCAAATGTAAAACTCAACTTTCCTTCAAAGAATGCGGCATCCAATCCTATATCAGTGGTAGTGGTTTCTTCCCACTTGATATCTTCATTGACCAAGGAAGTCTGGGCTATACCTGTATAGACTTCTCCCCCAAAAGCATAATTTTGGTTTAGGGAATAGGTGGGCTGGTAGGGATAATTGCCTATTCTGTTATTCCCCAGTTTTCCCCATGAGGCCCTTAATTTTAAATTGTCCACGGCTCCTATGGATTGCATAAAGTCCTCTTTGGCAATGTTCCACCCTACAGAAAACGCGGGGAAATACCCCCATCTATTTCCCTCCTTAAAGCGCGAAGATCCATCCGCCCGAAAGTTCACTTCGGCAAAATATTTCTCTTGGAAATTATAATTCATTCTTCCAAAATATGACCGCAAAGCCCATTCAACGGTGTTTCCACTCGCTCCGGCCACCAATAAACCAGCGTCTATGGCAGTGACCTCATTGTTCTGGTATTGGTTCTTGGTAACCGACACATAATCATCCCTATAATTCAACTGCTCATAACCTCCCAAGAGTTTGAAGTTGTGGTCATTAATGGAACGCTGGTATTCCAATAGGAAATTGGTGGTAAGTTGGTAATCTTGATCTTGTCGGGAGGTGGATGATCTACCTGAGGACAGCCCAAATTCTCGTGTTATGATATCCCGCTGAAAGTCCCACAAATCCCATCTTTTGTTAAATGTGTTCCTCATTTGGTTGTTATAATTCATGGATAATTTGGCTGTTGCGGTCAGCCCATTCACGATCTCATAACTAGCAAAAACACTCCCCAAGATTCGTTTCTGATTAATATTATCATTTTTATTATAAACTTGACCATGTGGATTTGTCACTGTTCCTACAGCGGGGTGTTGGGCACCTCCCCACCTTCCATCAGGATGTTGCATACTTGGGATGCCAGGAACGGTCCCAAGGTCGATCGTGTTTGAACCAAGGGAATTGGGAATAATATCTGACCACCTAAAAAAAATGTCCCCACCAACTTTGAACCCTTTGGCAATCTCTGATTGGAGGTTTGTCCGAACACCGTACCTTTTTATATTATTGTCCTGCACGAGACCGTCCTGATCTAAATAGTTCATAGACAACCTATATTGAGTAGACTTGGTCCCTCCTGTAACAGAAAAGGAATGGGATTGGATTTTGGCAATATTTCCCACTTGTTCTCCATACCAGTCTACATTTGGGTAAAGCAATGGATCGTTTGCGTTTTCACGCCACGCTTGAATATCTGAAGGATTGAAAATCTCCGTTCCCCGGTTTATATTGGCATACTCCATATATGTAGCCATATCACTAACAAAATCCGGGTTACGGGTACTTTTTTGCCAACCGGCATAGCCATTATAGGAAACAGAAACTTTCCCTTCCTGCCCTCTTTTCGTAGTGATCAATATCACGCCATTTGCACCTCTCGAACCATAAATTGACGCAGAGGCAGCGTCTTTAAGTATGGAGATGTCCTGAATGTCATTCGGGTCGATGTCATTCATAATGCCCGTACCTTCTGAAGGTATTCCATCCACCACTATTAGTGGATTGGCATTATTAAATGTCCCAACCCCTCTAATTCTAATAGTTCCTCCATCTCCACCGGCGATTCCCCCATTGGATTGTGAAACTTGAACCCCTGCGGCCAATCCGGAAAGACCCGCACTTATATTGGTAATCGGTCTTGATTCAATGTCTTGATTGCTAATACTACTTACCGAACCGGTGAGGTTGATCTTTTTTTCTGAGCCATAGCCAACGACCACCACCTCTTCGAGAGACTTCAAGTCCTCTTTCATCTTCAGGTCAATGGTAGTCTGGTTTCCGATCTTTATTTCTTCGGTAACATACCCTACTATTTTGAAGACCAGTGTTACCTGCGTATCGGGAGCTTCGATGGAATAATTCCCATCAATATCGGTCACTGTCCCATTGGATGTCCCTTTTATTAAAACATAGACACCGGGCAGGGCTTCTCCATTTTCATCAGTTATCGTTCCGGTGACTGTAGCTTGGTCATTCTTAACGGAACTGGTCTTCGATAATCCTTCGGAATCCACGTGAGGGTGTCTGGGAATACCGTTTTTTTCGCTTTCTCCACCGAAGGTGTTTCCAATAGGGAAAATACCTATCGCGATTAAGGTAGCTATCGCAAAAAACACCTTTTTGCGATGTTGGGTAAAATTAAAACTCATGATTAATTGTTTAGGTTAAAATTAATTGGGTTTAGTAATTGATTGTGTTAAGAGTAAACTGAAATCAAATTTGAAAGCTCCGAGAGCTACGCTTAATTTTGATGACCAGCAGTATCAATAGCAGTTATACCCTTGTTCTTCAATCTGAACAAACTTTCCAAATAGTAATAATCAGCATAATTTAGCGGCTTGTCGATTTCGGCTCCATGCGGGATACTCCCCACAGAGTGCATTAACAGGAAGTGGTGATTCGCTCCATTCTGGGCAAAATACTTGGAACCTGATAAGGTAGAGATCATTTCTTTGGCACTGTCCAAATAACCTTCCTCCAGATAATTGCTCAGTTCTATCAGTGCGGAAGCGGTGATTGCCGCAGCTGAAGCATCCTTGGGCTCATTGGGAATTCCAGGGGCATCATAGTCCCAAAAAGGAATGCTATTGCTTTTTATTTCTGGGTTACTCAAGATAAAACTGGCGATGTTTTTTGCTTGCTCCAGATAGGTCTCGTTATTAGTATACCTATAGCACATGGTAAATCCATATAAGCCCCATGCCTGTCCTCTTGCCCAAGATGATTCATGGGCGGCTCCCTGTGCTCTTTCCTTTTTGCGGACTGCTCCAGTTAGGGAGTCGTAATCCACTACATGGTAGGAACTATAATCATCCCTGAAGTGATTGGCCAAGGTTGTATTGGCGTGCTTGATAGCTATATCTGCGTACTTGGGATCCCCAGTGAGTTTGGAAACCTCAAAAAGCAACTCCAAATTCATCATATTATCTATGATCACAGGGTATTGCCAGCCCCTCTCCGACTGCCAGCCCTTATCCGTGTCCCATGATTTAATGCTCTCTACTTTGGGGTCATACCTCTCCAAAAGAGTATTGGCTGCATCTACTAGAACCTTTTCATATGACTTCTGGCCTGTAAGCCGCAGTCCATTTCCGAATGAATTGTTAAACACAAAGCCCAGATCATGGTTGGAATAAAACCTGTCCTCTTTGATCAGCTCTT
Coding sequences within it:
- a CDS encoding glycoside hydrolase family 88 protein, translated to MTLLFETACSSSAKSGYSDNKEQKDTQRKLPIALSSQLSKAADHYAALVTTAKKNNKIPRSVEEDGEMMWVHDGFDWTEGFFPGSLWYLYALTGDQKWKADAGFFQELIKEDRFYSNHDLGFVFNNSFGNGLRLTGQKSYEKVLVDAANTLLERYDPKVESIKSWDTDKGWQSERGWQYPVIIDNMMNLELLFEVSKLTGDPKYADIAIKHANTTLANHFRDDYSSYHVVDYDSLTGAVRKKERAQGAAHESSWARGQAWGLYGFTMCYRYTNNETYLEQAKNIASFILSNPEIKSNSIPFWDYDAPGIPNEPKDASAAAITASALIELSNYLEEGYLDSAKEMISTLSGSKYFAQNGANHHFLLMHSVGSIPHGAEIDKPLNYADYYYLESLFRLKNKGITAIDTAGHQN
- a CDS encoding SusC/RagA family TonB-linked outer membrane protein translates to MSFNFTQHRKKVFFAIATLIAIGIFPIGNTFGGESEKNGIPRHPHVDSEGLSKTSSVKNDQATVTGTITDENGEALPGVYVLIKGTSNGTVTDIDGNYSIEAPDTQVTLVFKIVGYVTEEIKIGNQTTIDLKMKEDLKSLEEVVVVGYGSEKKINLTGSVSSISNQDIESRPITNISAGLSGLAAGVQVSQSNGGIAGGDGGTIRIRGVGTFNNANPLIVVDGIPSEGTGIMNDIDPNDIQDISILKDAASASIYGSRGANGVILITTKRGQEGKVSVSYNGYAGWQKSTRNPDFVSDMATYMEYANINRGTEIFNPSDIQAWRENANDPLLYPNVDWYGEQVGNIAKIQSHSFSVTGGTKSTQYRLSMNYLDQDGLVQDNNIKRYGVRTNLQSEIAKGFKVGGDIFFRWSDIIPNSLGSNTIDLGTVPGIPSMQHPDGRWGGAQHPAVGTVTNPHGQVYNKNDNINQKRILGSVFASYEIVNGLTATAKLSMNYNNQMRNTFNKRWDLWDFQRDIITREFGLSSGRSSTSRQDQDYQLTTNFLLEYQRSINDHNFKLLGGYEQLNYRDDYVSVTKNQYQNNEVTAIDAGLLVAGASGNTVEWALRSYFGRMNYNFQEKYFAEVNFRADGSSRFKEGNRWGYFPAFSVGWNIAKEDFMQSIGAVDNLKLRASWGKLGNNRIGNYPYQPTYSLNQNYAFGGEVYTGIAQTSLVNEDIKWEETTTTDIGLDAAFFEGKLSFTFDYFKRETDGILTGLPVPQFLGNKSNPTVNLASMVNKGVELSLGYRTRIGEVDFDVSGNVTRLQNEVTDYFADIQTGGTQIGYPYQSYYGLEAIGIFQSEDEVENAPRHQNNTSPGDIRFKDQLTEDTNNDGIPDAGNGVIDSNDRTIIGNRIPGFTYGGKIGLGYKGFDFGLVVQGVADRDINTFGIGVRPIEWSDRGVLHQRWIDDAWSQENPDGELPRLNQDAMQGLNGNTSSFWVKDVSFFRVKNLQLGYSLPQAVINSLKIQKLRVYFSIENLMTFTNEEWGFDPETVSADQVPNVRTTTIGLNIRL